From a single Salvelinus sp. IW2-2015 linkage group LG22, ASM291031v2, whole genome shotgun sequence genomic region:
- the LOC111982702 gene encoding protein NPAT, with protein MLLPSDIARLVLGYMQQEGLCSTSQAFIRESPNLKEYAEHSSDDAAIPACVFSLFGKNLTTILNEYVAVKAKETIEETQIPVMMTSLWKKLDFTLNQIKSMQNSPAIIQNQRLHTRNGIVNMRGRQRALSSTQSPSSGFLSSLAPPSAQGIATPVCYSSQQTRPSPICSTQPQIQDGGRLLINVNRESPLQITVPDNRLTTGPLSPGRRKCDSPRRRGGGSSGSGGTGRANMAASSLTAEPQSEEAVTENFPQMLIQNARERILNDKSLQEKLAENINKILASDVSPQALKASCSTMEPDQSIDEILGLQGEIHMSNDVIQDILEQTESDPAFQALFDLFDYGKSKPSEYTEQGAGNVSNTTTENGETETRCIDGSPETGDPGTGPENLTCGQENRVTKSSQEPKSKKTRKFAPPVSSTSKATPGPSSRGSKGVRRGDIATRPSARIDQFTAAASSAAKDSDRVDSGSIFNPDVSGVDIDEPLNTPLDSIAPPDVFEPVRQESGTNRPASACNTPSSETRTVSAVKNILGNENTVGADGRQVMDNQASLLNSSPSLSNSMPMLDQSNKAPIQASNLPHRNITPPSSIGISQPLPQTIHSMAVPSTVTTTPAAPTFIPNPNPTGKEVDPSKIVALKIIISDEQEPSSDSALNQAVSSITGDRIPTIFLSSPTKSSAKAPALSSAPMNQEETVQAVSSLQRTEVLQPAETNPLSGKAGDVAALAGTSTALTQPGYYIQLPFDSATSTNSYILVTDTTATDPQSNKVILPSGAPQVQTVPPSSYTLVTPPRYSPGSRLIISSPVQPMLQSMVVPVSVVGQNNATQFSVVPNQLIAMPSPASAKQPAAVNTNPKLAPKDTTISGKTGASGSNMVTKQVHPQSSKSTGQQKEAVGSSPSHRRMLCFDGSAGETSTSKATATPVSPVQQVEKEIPKSDSALLGRSRPKRRIETVRCTDNTQTSWTGTETEKSSTVQKQKEAAKKTPSKRDADQNARGQSARTSRSQSAGSSRTDASQSDSRKRSQSADKKDDGGAGPKDAQSSRSSSSDHRLRSGSRKEKDACRQEPTEKSPAKEREGRTVKRTSSQDPPHVTANKENELEGGRREQQPTPAPRAFSPAPVGSQTSVPQACSSKIPSKTSPLTKQAAEMLHDIQGLNPPSTPPKRTGMGCLELPLPRTPGRLQESLYCPRTPARQRLDRDREGTPRHLVPPTTPDLPSCSPASEAGSENSINMAAHTLMILSRAAIARTGTPLKDSLRQEGAGAVTPEAFKSKKRKQPEPLASPPAKKDISGSSGSKKKTKKQQKLMDSFPDDLDVDKFLSSLHYDE; from the exons ATGTTGCTTCCGTCTGACATAGCGCGGCTCGTTTTAG GATACATGCAACAAGAGGGACTGTGTTCTACAAGCCAGGCATTCATTCGTGAAAGCCCCAATTTGAAGGAGTACGCAGAACACAGCTCAGATGATGCAGCTATTCCTGCTTGTGTGTTT TCCCTCTTTGGAAAAAACCTGACAACTATTTTGAATGAGTATGTTGCTGTCAAAGCTAAAG AGACGATAGAAGAGACTCAGATACCTGTCATGATGACATCATTGTGGAAAAAGCTTGATTtcacactaaatcaaatcaa GTCTATGCAGAACTCCCCAGCTATTATCCAGAATCAAAGAC TCCACACACGTAATGGGATCGTGAACATGAGGGGGCGACAGAGAGCCTTGTCATCAACGCAGTCCCCCAGCTCTGGGTTTCTGTCATCGTTGGCCCCCCCGTCGGCCCAGGGCATCGCCACCCCAGTCTGCTACAGCTCCCAGCAGACCAGACCCTCCCCCATCTGCAGCACACAGCCCCAGATCCAAGATGGAGGACGTCTGCTCATCAATGTGAACC GGGAGTCACCTTTGCAAATAACGGTTCCAGACAACCGGTTAACCACAGGACCATTATCCCCAGGGCGTCGGAAATG TGACTCCCccaggaggagaggtgggggctCTAGTGGATCCGGTGGGACTGGAAGAGCCAACATGGCGGCCAGTAGCCTGACAGCAGAGCCCCAGAGTGAAGAGGCAGTCACAGAGAATTTCCCT CAAATGTTGATACAAAATGCAAGAGAGAGGATTCTAAATGACAAGTCTTTACAAGAGAAGCTTGCTGAAAACATCAACAAAATTCTAGCAAG TGATGTCAGTCCTCAGGCTTTAAAGGCATCATGCAGCACCATGGAGCCTGACCAGTCAATAGATGAAATTCTGGGCCTGCAG GGGGAGATTCATATGTCTAATGATGTTATACAAGACATCTTGGAGCAGACAGAGTCCGACCCAGCCTTCCAGGCTCTTTTTGATCTCTTTGATTACG GCAAAAGCAAACCCAGTGAGTATACTGAACAAGGAGCTGGGAACGTGAGCAATACCACCACAGAGAATGGTGAGACTGAGACTAGATGTATTGACGGCTCTCCTGAGACTGGAGACCCAG GCACTGGGCCTGAAAACTTGACATGTGGACAAGAAAATAGAGTAACAAAGTCCAGTCAAGAGCCCAAGAGTAAGAAAACAAGGAAATTTGCACCTCCTGTTTCAAGCACTTCAAAGGCAACTCCTGGACCCAGTAGCAGAGG TAGCAAAGGGGTGAGAAGGGGAGATATTGCAACTCGACCCTCAGCACGTATTGATCAATTTACCGCCGCTGCTTCTTCTGCCGCAAAGGACTCGGATAGGGTTGACTCAGGCTCCATCTTTAATCCGGATGTATCAGGTGTGGATATAGATGAACCTCTGAATACCCCTCTTGACAGTATAGCTCCGCCAGATGTCTTTGAGCCAGTCAGACAGGAGAGTGGAACAAATCGTCCGGCGTCAGCATGCAACACACCTTCATCTGAAACCAGGACGGTCTCTGCTGTGAAAAACATATTAGGCAATGAGAACACAGTGGGGGCTGATGGTAGACAAGTGATGGATAACCAAGCTTCACTTCTTAACTCTTCACCTTCCCTGTCCAATTCCATGCCAATGCTGGATCAGTCAAACAAGGCTCCCATACAGGCCTCTAACCTGCCTCATAGAAATATTACCCCTCCCAGCAGTATAGGAATTTCACAACCTCTACCACAGACCATACACTCTATGGCTGTCCCCTCAACAGTTACAACAACTCCTGCTGCCCCAACCTTCATCCCAAACCCCAACCCTACAGGCAAGGAAGTAGACCCCAGTAAGATTGTGGCCCTGAAGATCATAATCAGCGATGAGCAGGAGCCctccagtgactcagccctgaaCCAGGCTGTGTCCAGCATCACTGGGGACAGGATCCCcaccatcttcctctcctcccccaccaaGTCATCTGCTAAAGCCCCGGCCCTCAGTAGCGCCCCCATGAATCAGGAGGAGACTGTGCAGGCGGTGAGCAGCTTACAGAGGACAGAAGTCCTCCAGCCAGCAGAGACCAATCCTCTTAGTGGGAAAGCAGGGGATGTGGCAGCATTGGCAGGGACGTCAACTGCGTTGACACAGCCTGGCTACTACATTCAGCTGCCCTTTGATTCAGCCACATCCACCAACAGCTACATCTTAGTGACAGACACAACAGCCACAGACCCCCAGTCCAACAAGGTGATATTACCCAGTGGCGCCCCACAGGTACAGACTGTACCCCCTTCCTCATATACTCTGGTCACTCCACCCCGCTATTCCCCTG GATCTAGACTCATCATATCTTCACCAGTTCAGCCCATGCTGCAAAGCATGGTGGTTCCTGTATCTGTTGTTGGGCAGAACAATGCAACACAGTTCTCTGTAGTTCCTAATCAG TTGATAGCCATGCCTAGCCCTGCTTCAGCAAAGCAGCCAGCAGCAGTGAATACCAACCCTAAACTGGCTCCCAAGGATACCACAATCTCGG GAAAAACGGGAGCTTCTGGATCGAATATGGTTACAAAGCAGGTCCACCCGCAATCCTCTAAAAGCACAGGGCAGCAGAAGGAAGCAGTTGGCTCGAGCCCCAGCCATAGAAGGATGCTTTGCTTTGATGGGTCTGCTGGTGAAACTTCTACCTCCAAAGCTACAGCTACTCCTGTATCACCTGTCCAACAGGTGGAGAAAGAGATACCTAAATCTGACTCTGCTCTCTTGGGGAGAAGCAGGCCAAAAAGGAGAATAGAGACTGTAAGATGTAcagacaacactcagacatcatggACCGGAACAGAGACGGAGAAATCCTCCACTGTCCAAAAGCAGAAAGAAGCTGCGAAAAAGACCCCTTCAAAGAGGGACGCAGATCAAAATGCTAGAGGTCAAAGTGCAAGGACCAGTAGATCTCAGAGTGCTGGTAGCAGTAGGACTGATGCCTCACAGTCAGATTCCAGGAAGAGATCTCAATCAGCAGACAAGAAGGATGATGGTGGAGCAGGACCTAAGGATGCCCAGAGCTCCAGGTCCTCTTCCTCTGATCACAGACTGAGATCAGGGAGCAGGAAAGAGAAAGACGCATGTAGACAAGAGCCTACTGAGAAATCTCCTGCCAAGGAGCGGGAGGGACGGACAGTGAAAAGGACATCTTCTCAGGACCCCCCTCATGTCACTGCCAATAAGGAGAATGAGCTGGAGGGGGGAAGGCGAGAGCAGCAGCCCACACCAGCACCAAGAGCATTCAGCCCGGCCCCAGTGGGCTCACAAACCTCTGTCCCTCAGGCTTGCTCCAGCAAAATCCCCTCCAAGACCAGCCCACTGACCAAGCAGGCAGCTGAAATGCTCCACGACATCCAGGGTCTaaaccctccctccacccctcctaaGAGGACAGGCATGGGCTGTCTGGAGCTGCCTCTTCCTCGGACCCCTGGCCGTCTCCAGGAGTCTCTATACTGCCCCAGGACCCCTGCACGTCAGAggctggacagagacagagagggcacCCCCAGGCACCTGGTCCCTCCCACCACCCCGGACCTTCCCTCCTGCAGCCCAGCCAGCGAAGCAGGGAGTGAAAACAGCATCAACATGGCGGCTCACACACTGATGATCCTATCCCGAGCCGCCATTGCCAGGACAGGCACCCCACTGAAAGACAGCTTGCGCCAGGAGGGGGCTGGAGCAGTGACCCCTGAAGCCTTCAAGAGCAAGAAGCGCAAGCAGCCTGAGCCCCTGGCCAGCCCGCCAGCAAAGAAAGATATCTCAGGTTCATCTGGCAGTAAGAAGAAAACAAAG AAACAGCAGAAACTAATGGATTCCTTCCCCGATGACTTGGATGTGGATAAGTTCCTGTCTTCACTGCATTATGATGAGTGA